From the Pseudomonas monsensis genome, the window CTCAAACGCCAGGCTGCCACCGCCAGAATAGTTCTCCGGCCGCTTCCAGATCAGGAACAGATGATCGGGGTGAAACTCGATCCGCGATACCTCGTCCGGATCCAGCGCCGAGGCCAGCGCGTGCTCGTCGACCTTGAAATGGCTGTGCAGCAAGTCACGTTCGGCGGCGTCCGGGTTGCTGAACAGCATCACCTCGGCGTCCAGTCGCTCTACCCGCTGCAAGGCGCCGTGGCTCAATGCGAAACTGTTGATCATCGGCAGGTCACCAGGCCTGGCCGCGACGCTTCAGTTCCAGCCGTCGCACGAACTCTTCCAGTACCAGTGAATACAGATCGTCCTGCAAATACGCGTCTTCGATGCCGGCGTCGAGGTTGGGGTTGTCGTTGACTTCGATCACCACCACCTTGTCGCCGGCCTGTTTCAGATCGACGCCGTAGAGACCGTCGCCAATCAGGTTGGCCGTCTTCACCGCCAACTCGACCACTGCCCGGGGCGCCTCGTGCACCGCCAGCGTCCGGCACTCGCCGTTGACGTCCTGGCCCTTGGCCTTGTGGTTATAGATCTGCCAGTGGCCCTTGGACATAAAGTACTGGCAGGCGAAGATCGGTTTGCGGTTGAGCACGCCGATGCGCCAGTCGTACTCGGTGTAAAAAAACTCCTGGGCCAGCAACAGCACCGAGTGCTCGAACAGCTCGGCGGTGGCTTCGAGCAAGGCTTGCTGGCTCTCGACCTTGATCACACCACGGGAAAAACAACCATCGGGAATCTTCAGCACCAAGGGAAACCCGAGGCGCTCGCCCACCCGCTCGAAGTCTTCGGGTCGCTCCTTGTAGAGAATTTCGGTGGCGGGCATGCCCAGTTGATGGCTGTTGAGCAAGTCGGTCAGGTAGACCTTGTTGGTGCAGCGCAGAATCGACGTCGGGTCATCCATCACCACCAGCCCTTCGCTTTCAGCCTTTTTCGCGAAGCGGTAAGTGTGGTTGTCGACGCTGGTGGTTTCGCGGATCAGCAAACCGTCGTACTCGGCCAGGCGCGCATAGTCCTTGCGCTCGATCAGTTCGACATCAATGCCCATGGTCTTGCCGACCCGGACGAAATTCTCCAGCGCTTTGGCGTTGGAAGGCGGCAAGGCTTCTTGCGGATCGTGCAAGATCGCCAGGTCATAACGCGCCACTTGCGGAGAACGCGGAACACGCCAGATTTTACGGCTGAAGCCATCCAGCGCATTGGCAAACTGATCTTCCTGATCATCGCGCAACTTATGCAACGCGCCGGACTTTATACCTTCGATGTGCCAGCCGTTAGTTCGACCGAACTCCACTAACAGGATCGGACACGGAAACACTTCAAACAACTGCCGGGCCAAATCCTGCAGCGGTTCGATATGCGTCCGGCCGAAATACAGGGTCAGGGTAAAGCCTTCGGTATCGCTGTAGAGATGATGACTGAGGGCTTTTTCGAGGGTTTTATCCAGGTCGTCCAGTGCCAGCCCGTACAGCGACTTCCGGGTCAGTTCACTGATCGTGCGTACTGACGGAATCACCTTGTGCCCGCGGGCTTCGGCCAACAGCGAGCAGTAATAACCGTGGCCCAGGTACTTGTAACTGCGGCACAGATTGATCACCTGCACCCGCTTGCCGGGTTCGGCTTCGCGGGTCTGTTCCAGATATTCCTGGGCGGTGACGATGCCTTCGCTGGGAAAATACGAGGCCCAGTCTTCCTTGCGTTCGACAATGATCAGCACTTGACTGGAAGTTCTCGCCGTTGAATTTAAATAAGTTGCCGCCGGCAAACTTTGCTCGGATACTTCGCGCCAATGACCCTGTACCGCTGACATAGAGATTGATCCGTTGGAGAACAAGACCATTTCTATTAAGCACGAAGTTTTTCGAAAGTCCCGTTTCGTTACGCAACTTTTACGGTGGTCATATGAGTGCTGTTTTTCGTCTGGCGGTAGTTGAAGATTTGCCGGCGCTGCTGGCATTGGAAATGCAATGTTTCACCACGGACCGGCTCACGGCGCGCAGTTTTCAGTGGATGATTACTCGCGCCCATGGCCAGTTGCTCGTGGCGGAGCGCGAAGGCCAATTGCTCGGTTACGCCTTGGTCCTGTTTCATCGTGGCACGTCGCTGGCGC encodes:
- a CDS encoding RimK family protein — protein: MSAVQGHWREVSEQSLPAATYLNSTARTSSQVLIIVERKEDWASYFPSEGIVTAQEYLEQTREAEPGKRVQVINLCRSYKYLGHGYYCSLLAEARGHKVIPSVRTISELTRKSLYGLALDDLDKTLEKALSHHLYSDTEGFTLTLYFGRTHIEPLQDLARQLFEVFPCPILLVEFGRTNGWHIEGIKSGALHKLRDDQEDQFANALDGFSRKIWRVPRSPQVARYDLAILHDPQEALPPSNAKALENFVRVGKTMGIDVELIERKDYARLAEYDGLLIRETTSVDNHTYRFAKKAESEGLVVMDDPTSILRCTNKVYLTDLLNSHQLGMPATEILYKERPEDFERVGERLGFPLVLKIPDGCFSRGVIKVESQQALLEATAELFEHSVLLLAQEFFYTEYDWRIGVLNRKPIFACQYFMSKGHWQIYNHKAKGQDVNGECRTLAVHEAPRAVVELAVKTANLIGDGLYGVDLKQAGDKVVVIEVNDNPNLDAGIEDAYLQDDLYSLVLEEFVRRLELKRRGQAW